Proteins found in one Pelmatolapia mariae isolate MD_Pm_ZW linkage group LG7, Pm_UMD_F_2, whole genome shotgun sequence genomic segment:
- the lrrc56 gene encoding leucine-rich repeat-containing protein 56 isoform X2, with the protein MLKSVFWRGHGMFFYPGVYLPGLVQLKMNNSRILSVRDLGTTISQLQVLWMSRCCLQDLDGITTFCAVTELYLSYNNVSDLSQVGMLENLQLLDLEGNDVDDLVQVQYLSLCSKLERLTLEGNPVCLRPNPTSTQMADYSYRAVVRELVPQLRYLDDVKVEEDRLSCCTTMGEDWDILRNSIRDSNSSYPAGDEETTDSVHPYSRPSSATCPSPSFSGVWAMSSSGTRPHSGSRLMSAIRPGVLSPSGSRPGSADSDLAVVEAETSALTHRAGNIIFCGNPVQAIRAKRQKLRTAPTRSTFTPRDFPIHVPEHTYDLEEPDLTERADVFAELRAWREQHSRRLEAIAKDRLPQILSIQHSDDEEARCDEEEDGCGSMRSDSSEEEKEYDNQDAASLDFSFQSLSPDLLPRKNLPSDMARLSLAPQTAVSPSPPLKGSATAVDLKPQGIRARRLHLSRARPQYLPEFSSAFEICMTSGDTDLQMSVPPMTLPAPIPHPPPTAAPSERLKHSRVKMDSGEQPGQKCEISKILKRPAITRPHTARAALQKHHQHHILQSCRGSSQPD; encoded by the exons ATGTTGAAGTCCGTGTTCTGGAGAGGCCATGGCATGTTTTTCTacccag GTGTCTACTTGCCTGGATTAGTGCAGCTAAAAATGAACAACAGCAGGATCCTGTCAGTAAG AGACTTGGGAACCACCATCTCCCAACTGCAGGTGCTATGGATGTCTCGGTGCTGCCTACAAGACCTAGATGGGATTACTACTTTCTGTGCTGTTACG GAGCTGTACTTGTCCTATAACAACGTGTCAGACCTGAGTCAGGTTGGCATGCTGGAGAACCTGCAGCTGTTAGATCTGGAAGGGAATGACGTGGATGATTTAGTCCAGGTTCAGTATCTCAGTTTATGTAGCAAACTGGAGAGACTTACCCTGGAGGGAAACCCTGTCTGTTTACGCCCAAACCCCACATCAACTCAG ATGGCAGACTACAGTTACCGGGCAGTGGTGAGGGAGCTGGTCCCTCAGCTGCGTTACCTTGATGATGTAAAGGTGGAGGAGGACAGGCTTAGCTGCTGTACCACCATGGGAGAAGACTGGGACATTCTCAGAAACTCCATTAGAGATTCTAACTCCTCTTATCCTGCtggtgatg AGGAGACAACCGACAGTGTACATCCTTACAGCCGACCCAGTTCAGCCACATGCCCTTCTCCCAGCTTCTCCGGTGTCTGGGCCATGTCATCGTCAGGCACCAGACCACACTCAGGCTCCAGACTCATGTCAGCGATCAGGCCTGGAGTTCTCTCCCCTTCTGGATCCAGACCTGGTTCTGCAGACTCAGATCTGGCAGTAGTGGAAGCTGAAACCAGCGCTCTGACTCACA GAGCAGGTAACATCATCTTCTGTGGGAACCCAGTCCAGGCTATTCGAGCAAAGCGACAAAAGTTAAGG ACAGCACCCACCAGGTCTACTTTCACCCCCCGAGACTTTCCCATTCACGTACCAGAACACACATATGACCTCGAGGAGCCTGATCTGACAGAACGTGCTGATGTCTTTGCAGAGCTCAGAGCTTGGAGGGAACAGCATAGCAG ACGTCTTGAGGCCATAGCGAAAGACAGACTGCCACAAATCTTGTCCATTCAGCACTCTGATGATGAAGAAGCCCGTTGTGATGAGGAAGAAGATGGCTGTGGTTCTATGAGGAGTGACAGCAGTGAAGAGGAGAAAGAGTATGACAACCAAGATGCAGCCTCACTAGATTTCTCTTTCCAGTCTCTTTCCCCAG atctGCTTCCCAGAAAAAACTTACCTTCAGATATGGCTCGACTGTCGCTGGCTCCCCAAACCGCAGTGtccccttctcctcctctcaaAGGCAGTGCAACTGCTGTTGATTTGAAACCGCAAGGGATCCGTGCACGGAGGCTTCATCTTAGCCGGGCCAGACCACAATATTTACCTGAATTCAGCAGCGCCTTTGAAATATGTATGACTTCAGGAGATACAGACCTGCAAATGAGTGTGCCTCCAATGACTCTGCCTGCACCCATACCGCACCCACCTCCAACAGCTGCCCCAAGTGAAAGGCTGAAGCATTCACG TGTGAAGATGGACTCTGGTGAGCAGCCAGGCCAGAAGTGTGAGATATCCAAAATCCTCAAGAGACCAGCAATAACTCGCCCTCACACAGCCAGGGCAGCTTTACAGAAACATCACCAGCACCACATACTCCAGTCCTGCAGAGGGAGCTCACAGCCAGACTGA
- the lrrc56 gene encoding leucine-rich repeat-containing protein 56 isoform X1: MSYCHGSVPQGVRPGTARVLVTELSGSGSINPTPASKPCEDSETPVDFYLSPEKLKLLCGTQDLSNVTSLEICVDTQENTLGNFGVYLPGLVQLKMNNSRILSVRDLGTTISQLQVLWMSRCCLQDLDGITTFCAVTELYLSYNNVSDLSQVGMLENLQLLDLEGNDVDDLVQVQYLSLCSKLERLTLEGNPVCLRPNPTSTQMADYSYRAVVRELVPQLRYLDDVKVEEDRLSCCTTMGEDWDILRNSIRDSNSSYPAGDEETTDSVHPYSRPSSATCPSPSFSGVWAMSSSGTRPHSGSRLMSAIRPGVLSPSGSRPGSADSDLAVVEAETSALTHRAGNIIFCGNPVQAIRAKRQKLRTAPTRSTFTPRDFPIHVPEHTYDLEEPDLTERADVFAELRAWREQHSRRLEAIAKDRLPQILSIQHSDDEEARCDEEEDGCGSMRSDSSEEEKEYDNQDAASLDFSFQSLSPDLLPRKNLPSDMARLSLAPQTAVSPSPPLKGSATAVDLKPQGIRARRLHLSRARPQYLPEFSSAFEICMTSGDTDLQMSVPPMTLPAPIPHPPPTAAPSERLKHSRVKMDSGEQPGQKCEISKILKRPAITRPHTARAALQKHHQHHILQSCRGSSQPD; this comes from the exons ATGAGTTACTGTCATGGGTCTGTGCCCCAGGGGGTCCGGCCTGGTACAGCACGGGTCCTGGTGACTGAGCTGAGTGGTTCAGGCTCCATCAACCCAACTCCTGCAAGTAAACCCTGTGAGGACTCTGAAACACCAGTGGACTTTTATCTCTCCCCGGAGAAGTTG AAATTGCTGTGTGGCACACAAGACCTCTCTAATGTGACCTCACTGGAGATCTGTGTAGACACTCAAGAAAACACACTTGGTAACTTTG GTGTCTACTTGCCTGGATTAGTGCAGCTAAAAATGAACAACAGCAGGATCCTGTCAGTAAG AGACTTGGGAACCACCATCTCCCAACTGCAGGTGCTATGGATGTCTCGGTGCTGCCTACAAGACCTAGATGGGATTACTACTTTCTGTGCTGTTACG GAGCTGTACTTGTCCTATAACAACGTGTCAGACCTGAGTCAGGTTGGCATGCTGGAGAACCTGCAGCTGTTAGATCTGGAAGGGAATGACGTGGATGATTTAGTCCAGGTTCAGTATCTCAGTTTATGTAGCAAACTGGAGAGACTTACCCTGGAGGGAAACCCTGTCTGTTTACGCCCAAACCCCACATCAACTCAG ATGGCAGACTACAGTTACCGGGCAGTGGTGAGGGAGCTGGTCCCTCAGCTGCGTTACCTTGATGATGTAAAGGTGGAGGAGGACAGGCTTAGCTGCTGTACCACCATGGGAGAAGACTGGGACATTCTCAGAAACTCCATTAGAGATTCTAACTCCTCTTATCCTGCtggtgatg AGGAGACAACCGACAGTGTACATCCTTACAGCCGACCCAGTTCAGCCACATGCCCTTCTCCCAGCTTCTCCGGTGTCTGGGCCATGTCATCGTCAGGCACCAGACCACACTCAGGCTCCAGACTCATGTCAGCGATCAGGCCTGGAGTTCTCTCCCCTTCTGGATCCAGACCTGGTTCTGCAGACTCAGATCTGGCAGTAGTGGAAGCTGAAACCAGCGCTCTGACTCACA GAGCAGGTAACATCATCTTCTGTGGGAACCCAGTCCAGGCTATTCGAGCAAAGCGACAAAAGTTAAGG ACAGCACCCACCAGGTCTACTTTCACCCCCCGAGACTTTCCCATTCACGTACCAGAACACACATATGACCTCGAGGAGCCTGATCTGACAGAACGTGCTGATGTCTTTGCAGAGCTCAGAGCTTGGAGGGAACAGCATAGCAG ACGTCTTGAGGCCATAGCGAAAGACAGACTGCCACAAATCTTGTCCATTCAGCACTCTGATGATGAAGAAGCCCGTTGTGATGAGGAAGAAGATGGCTGTGGTTCTATGAGGAGTGACAGCAGTGAAGAGGAGAAAGAGTATGACAACCAAGATGCAGCCTCACTAGATTTCTCTTTCCAGTCTCTTTCCCCAG atctGCTTCCCAGAAAAAACTTACCTTCAGATATGGCTCGACTGTCGCTGGCTCCCCAAACCGCAGTGtccccttctcctcctctcaaAGGCAGTGCAACTGCTGTTGATTTGAAACCGCAAGGGATCCGTGCACGGAGGCTTCATCTTAGCCGGGCCAGACCACAATATTTACCTGAATTCAGCAGCGCCTTTGAAATATGTATGACTTCAGGAGATACAGACCTGCAAATGAGTGTGCCTCCAATGACTCTGCCTGCACCCATACCGCACCCACCTCCAACAGCTGCCCCAAGTGAAAGGCTGAAGCATTCACG TGTGAAGATGGACTCTGGTGAGCAGCCAGGCCAGAAGTGTGAGATATCCAAAATCCTCAAGAGACCAGCAATAACTCGCCCTCACACAGCCAGGGCAGCTTTACAGAAACATCACCAGCACCACATACTCCAGTCCTGCAGAGGGAGCTCACAGCCAGACTGA